In the genome of Streptomyces sp. NBC_00190, one region contains:
- a CDS encoding MTH1187 family thiamine-binding protein — MIVAFSVTPLGVGEEVGEYVADAVRVVRESGLPNRTDAMFTTVEGQWDEVMDVVRRAVAAVEERAPRVSFILKADIRPGVSDGMTSKVETVERHLAEG; from the coding sequence GTGATCGTCGCGTTCTCCGTGACCCCGCTCGGGGTCGGCGAAGAAGTCGGGGAGTACGTGGCCGACGCGGTCCGCGTGGTCCGTGAGTCCGGCCTGCCCAACCGCACCGACGCCATGTTCACCACCGTCGAGGGTCAGTGGGACGAGGTCATGGACGTGGTCCGGCGCGCCGTGGCCGCCGTGGAGGAGCGGGCGCCGCGGGTCTCCTTCATCCTGAAGGCCGACATCCGGCCCGGGGTCTCGGACGGGATGACCTCGAAGGTCGAGACGGTGGAACGCCACCTCGCCGAGGGCTGA
- a CDS encoding ArsR/SmtB family transcription factor, which yields MGFHYRFGPGDLLRCRFAVSARWETQEAVRTLLRPHRQTYHLPWLRQVRAAAEGLDLRPLWLLMPRAGHHPDFLSPSPLGPSVTFEEELARVRAADPRAAREDLRLSLVCTPGALESDIGQRMLADPARAVRELADLTERAWEALIAPHWPRLRALLEADIVFHSRRLAAGGLQALFDGLHPELRWYEETATLTIERPAHHDRALDGQGLLLMPSAFVWPEVVGGYDPPWQPTLVYPARGVGALWTARAGPTPHALARLLGRARADVLCALHEPASTTALAHRLGLAPSTVSAHLTVLHAAGLLVSARHGHQVLYERTPLAIALTTGDPAP from the coding sequence ATGGGCTTCCACTACCGGTTCGGGCCCGGCGACCTGCTGCGGTGCCGCTTCGCCGTGTCCGCTCGCTGGGAGACGCAGGAGGCGGTACGGACCCTGCTGCGGCCGCACCGGCAGACCTACCACCTGCCGTGGCTGCGGCAGGTCCGGGCGGCCGCCGAGGGGCTGGACCTGCGTCCGCTGTGGCTGCTGATGCCGCGGGCCGGGCACCACCCGGACTTCCTCAGCCCGTCGCCGCTCGGTCCCTCCGTCACCTTCGAGGAGGAGCTGGCTCGGGTGCGCGCGGCCGATCCGCGGGCGGCGCGCGAGGACCTGCGGCTCTCCCTGGTGTGCACCCCGGGCGCCCTGGAGAGCGACATCGGGCAGCGGATGCTCGCGGATCCGGCGCGGGCGGTACGGGAGCTGGCCGATCTCACCGAGCGGGCCTGGGAGGCGCTGATCGCCCCGCACTGGCCGCGGCTGCGGGCACTGCTGGAGGCGGACATCGTCTTCCACTCGCGGCGCCTCGCGGCGGGCGGGCTCCAGGCGCTGTTCGACGGGCTCCATCCGGAGCTGCGCTGGTACGAGGAGACGGCGACGCTGACCATCGAGCGGCCCGCGCACCACGACCGCGCGCTGGACGGGCAGGGGCTGCTGCTGATGCCGAGCGCGTTCGTCTGGCCGGAGGTGGTCGGCGGCTACGACCCGCCGTGGCAGCCGACGCTGGTGTACCCGGCGCGGGGCGTCGGCGCGCTGTGGACCGCCCGGGCGGGGCCGACCCCGCACGCGCTGGCCCGTCTGCTGGGCCGGGCCCGGGCCGATGTGCTGTGCGCGCTGCACGAACCGGCCTCCACCACGGCGCTGGCCCACCGGCTCGGGCTGGCCCCTTCCACCGTCTCGGCGCACCTGACGGTCCTGCACGCGGCGGGCCTGCTCGTCTCCGCCCGCCACGGCCACCAGGTCCTCTACGAGCGCACTCCACTGGCCATCGCCCTCACGACGGGCGACCCGGCTCCCTGA